From Rhizobium favelukesii, the proteins below share one genomic window:
- the phoR gene encoding phosphate regulon sensor histidine kinase PhoR, with product MLRIRQERPVLLVALLIALIALAAGTNKWVVLGLLLLMIITALWHAVPIIPEVPLEPIPETVETSGNRLAEVTATLEALDVPVMVLSGDASVLYQNRAAEKAFGEVTTGAHISARLRSPGVLDMISETIATNAPNQIEHSERLPSERVYIVRSAPVILDGQQPADERFFVVSFRDISEVRRIDRMRSDFVANASHELRTPLASLRGFIETIQGPAKNDAKAQERFLGIMLDQTTRMSRLVDDLLSLSRLELKSHIAPDHKVDLVPLLGHVRDSLVPLANDVGVEIALHLPQGKAEVLGDRDELVQVFENLIENACKYGQEGKAVDVFLKNGRGEPVEVAVVDKGPGIPAEHVPRLTERFYRVSIEDSRSKKGTGLGLAIVKHILTRHRARLIVKSEVGKGTSFTVRF from the coding sequence ATTTTGCGCATTCGGCAGGAGCGCCCCGTCCTGCTTGTGGCGCTGCTGATCGCACTGATCGCGCTTGCCGCAGGCACGAACAAGTGGGTTGTGCTCGGCCTTCTGCTACTGATGATCATTACGGCCTTGTGGCACGCGGTTCCGATCATCCCGGAAGTCCCGCTGGAACCCATTCCCGAGACTGTCGAAACTTCCGGCAACCGCTTGGCCGAGGTTACCGCGACGCTGGAGGCGCTCGATGTGCCGGTCATGGTGCTCTCCGGCGACGCCTCGGTGCTTTACCAGAATCGCGCCGCCGAAAAGGCTTTTGGCGAGGTCACCACTGGTGCACATATTTCCGCTCGCCTGCGCTCGCCTGGCGTCCTCGACATGATTAGTGAAACGATTGCGACCAATGCACCGAACCAGATCGAGCATTCCGAACGTCTGCCATCCGAGCGCGTTTACATCGTCCGCAGCGCGCCGGTGATCCTTGATGGGCAGCAGCCTGCCGATGAGCGGTTCTTTGTGGTTTCTTTTCGGGATATTTCCGAAGTCCGTCGCATCGACCGCATGCGCTCCGATTTTGTCGCCAATGCCAGCCATGAATTGCGCACGCCGCTCGCGTCCCTGCGCGGTTTCATCGAGACCATCCAGGGACCGGCAAAGAATGATGCGAAAGCGCAGGAGCGCTTTCTCGGCATCATGCTGGATCAGACCACCCGCATGAGCCGTCTTGTCGACGACCTGCTGTCCCTTTCGCGCCTCGAGCTCAAGTCACATATCGCCCCGGATCATAAGGTCGACCTCGTTCCCCTTCTCGGCCACGTGAGGGACTCGCTGGTACCGTTGGCAAATGACGTCGGCGTTGAGATCGCCCTGCATCTTCCGCAAGGCAAAGCAGAGGTGCTCGGCGACCGCGACGAGCTGGTGCAGGTCTTTGAAAACCTGATAGAAAATGCCTGCAAATACGGGCAGGAGGGAAAGGCGGTCGATGTGTTCCTGAAGAACGGTCGGGGCGAGCCGGTGGAGGTCGCCGTCGTCGACAAGGGGCCGGGTATTCCGGCCGAGCACGTGCCGCGTCTGACGGAGCGATTCTACCGCGTGAGCATCGAGGATAGCCGCTCGAAGAAGGGCACGGGGTTGGGCCTTGCCATCGTCAAGCACATCCTGACGCGGCACCGGGCGCGCCTGATCGTCAAGTCTGAAGTCGGCAAGGGAACGAGTTTCACCGTGCGTTTTTGA
- a CDS encoding substrate-binding domain-containing protein, producing MNAFKFTVAALAASAAFAGAAVARDQVQVAGSSTVLPYAKIVAETFGETFKDFKTPVVESGGTGAGLKEFCKGVGPDTIDVANASRPINAKELDACKAAGVTDIQEVKIGYDGIVFATDSSNPDVAYVPADIYKALAAQVVVDGKLVNNPYKKWSEVNPKLPAVDIAAYIPGEKHGTREVFEQNVLAAGCKASGALDVIKAAVSEAAAQTKACVAVRKDGAAVDIDGDYPETLARIAANKTGVGIFGLSFYENNADKLKVATVNGIVPSTETISDGTYPVSRPLFFYVKKAHLGVIPGLKEYVNFFVSEPMIGPDSPLVEYGLVAAPDAERDAIRKSVEDGKTM from the coding sequence ATGAACGCCTTTAAATTTACGGTCGCTGCACTCGCCGCTTCCGCCGCTTTTGCCGGCGCGGCTGTTGCTCGCGACCAGGTTCAGGTTGCTGGTTCGTCCACCGTCCTGCCTTACGCCAAGATCGTTGCCGAAACCTTCGGCGAAACCTTCAAGGACTTCAAGACGCCGGTCGTCGAATCCGGCGGCACGGGCGCGGGCCTCAAGGAATTCTGCAAGGGCGTAGGCCCGGACACCATCGACGTTGCCAACGCTTCGCGTCCGATCAACGCCAAGGAACTGGATGCCTGCAAGGCGGCCGGCGTAACCGACATCCAGGAAGTGAAGATCGGCTATGACGGCATTGTCTTCGCAACCGACTCGTCCAACCCGGACGTTGCCTACGTTCCGGCCGACATCTACAAGGCTCTGGCTGCTCAGGTCGTTGTTGACGGCAAGCTCGTCAACAACCCGTACAAGAAGTGGTCGGAAGTTAATCCGAAGCTCCCGGCCGTTGACATCGCTGCCTACATCCCGGGCGAAAAGCACGGCACCCGCGAAGTCTTCGAACAGAACGTTCTCGCAGCTGGCTGCAAGGCCTCCGGCGCTCTGGATGTCATCAAGGCTGCGGTTTCCGAGGCTGCTGCTCAGACCAAGGCTTGCGTCGCAGTCCGCAAGGACGGCGCTGCTGTCGACATCGACGGCGACTATCCGGAAACCCTGGCACGCATCGCTGCCAACAAGACCGGCGTTGGGATCTTCGGCCTTTCCTTCTATGAAAACAACGCCGACAAGCTGAAGGTTGCAACCGTCAACGGTATCGTTCCGTCGACCGAAACCATCTCCGACGGCACGTACCCGGTTTCCCGCCCGCTGTTCTTCTATGTCAAGAAGGCACACCTCGGCGTTATCCCGGGCCTGAAGGAATATGTCAACTTCTTCGTTTCGGAGCCGATGATCGGCCCGGATAGCCCGCTCGTCGAGTACGGCCTCGTTGCTGCTCCTGATGCAGAGCGCGACGCGATCCGCAAGTCGGTCGAAGATGGCAAGACCATGTAA
- the pstC gene encoding phosphate ABC transporter permease subunit PstC has product MSTSVILLCLVVLGAVAFLAASSRATALAGGKSSALHSRPGYYGAYAAIWTILPALIVLCAWLAISPSIIESSVRGAFPDDVKAQPAAQQNLNYGMVSAIARGLPLLTPEAISGAASDPAGLQAKLAAKGVPLAGQPQPYMIDAAQKLNAESGSSRLVMTALVLVLAVAGAFYALREVAPRFRARNRVERVMLWGLLLASSIAILTTIGIVLSMLTEAAHFFAAVPAADFFFGTVWDPRFAGAGSSSFGQFGLIPLLLGTLYIGFVAMLVAVPVGLFAAIYMAEYAAPRVRSIAKPLLEVLAGIPTIVYGFFALVTVGPFLRDLSSQVSGLLSGNYTNFIQAQSVLTAGIVMGIMLIPYVSSLSDDIITAVPRALRDGSLGLGATRSETIKKVVLPAALPGIVGALLMTASRAIGETMIVVLAAGVAARIQLNPFEPMTTVTVKIVNQLTGDLEFTSPQTLVAFALGITLFFITLCLNIYALYIVRKYREQYE; this is encoded by the coding sequence ATGAGTACATCCGTCATACTCCTGTGCCTCGTGGTGCTGGGCGCCGTTGCCTTTCTGGCAGCCAGCAGCCGCGCTACGGCACTTGCGGGAGGCAAGTCCTCCGCGCTGCATTCGCGACCGGGCTATTATGGCGCCTATGCCGCTATCTGGACGATACTTCCGGCACTGATCGTGCTGTGCGCTTGGCTGGCAATCAGCCCTTCAATCATTGAATCTTCCGTCCGTGGCGCCTTCCCGGATGACGTCAAGGCGCAGCCTGCTGCGCAGCAGAACCTGAACTACGGGATGGTCAGCGCGATCGCACGCGGCCTGCCGCTGCTCACCCCGGAGGCGATCAGCGGTGCTGCCAGCGATCCGGCGGGCCTCCAGGCAAAGCTTGCTGCGAAGGGTGTTCCCCTTGCCGGTCAGCCGCAGCCCTACATGATCGACGCAGCGCAGAAGCTGAATGCTGAATCCGGCTCCAGCCGTCTCGTCATGACGGCGCTCGTTCTCGTCCTTGCCGTTGCCGGCGCGTTCTATGCGCTTCGCGAAGTCGCTCCGCGGTTCCGTGCACGAAACCGCGTCGAACGCGTCATGCTCTGGGGCCTGCTCCTGGCGTCGTCGATCGCCATCCTGACGACGATCGGTATCGTTCTGTCGATGCTGACGGAAGCCGCACATTTCTTCGCGGCAGTTCCTGCCGCAGACTTCTTCTTTGGTACTGTCTGGGATCCGCGCTTTGCCGGTGCCGGCAGCTCGTCCTTCGGGCAATTCGGCTTGATCCCGCTGTTGCTCGGCACGCTCTACATCGGTTTCGTTGCAATGCTGGTGGCAGTGCCTGTCGGTCTCTTCGCGGCGATCTACATGGCTGAATATGCTGCCCCCAGGGTCCGGTCTATTGCAAAGCCGCTGCTCGAGGTCCTCGCCGGTATTCCGACGATCGTTTACGGCTTCTTCGCCCTCGTCACCGTCGGCCCCTTCCTGCGCGACCTGTCTTCGCAGGTGAGCGGCCTCCTGTCTGGCAATTATACGAACTTCATTCAGGCGCAGAGCGTTTTGACGGCGGGTATCGTCATGGGCATCATGCTGATCCCGTACGTTTCGTCGCTGTCGGACGATATCATCACCGCAGTGCCGCGTGCGCTGCGCGACGGTTCCCTCGGGCTCGGTGCGACTCGCTCGGAGACGATCAAGAAGGTCGTGCTTCCCGCAGCGCTGCCCGGCATCGTCGGCGCGCTTCTGATGACAGCCTCGCGCGCCATCGGCGAAACCATGATCGTGGTGCTGGCGGCGGGCGTCGCAGCGCGCATCCAGCTCAATCCTTTCGAGCCGATGACGACAGTGACGGTCAAGATCGTCAACCAGCTGACCGGCGACCTAGAGTTTACCTCGCCGCAGACGCTGGTCGCCTTCGCCCTCGGCATCACGCTGTTCTTCATCACGCTTTGCCTCAACATCTACGCGCTCTACATCGTGCGCAAATACCGGGAGCAGTACGAATGA
- the pstA gene encoding phosphate ABC transporter permease PstA → MTDIVSPVQGVVVSMAPERRDIGLKGRYAAERRFRAYGIAAISFGLIFLAILLTTVISKGYTAFQQTAITLPIEFSEKTIDPNNKRATDPSVLIAANYPVLIRDAMIKTLNLNASSRPDVRDATAMISKGAPIQLRDMVVADPSLIGKTVNVTLLADANIDSANKGQIDLKVDEKNRKVNDKQVGWMNQLAATGTLHKQFNTGLFVNGNSSRPEAAGLGVALIGSLYLMLIVLALALPIGVAASIYLEEFAPKNKLTDLIEVNINNLAAVPSIVYGLLGLAVFINFAGLPRSASLVGGLVLTLMTLPTIIIATRAALRAVPPSIRAAALGLGASKMQMVFHHVLPLAMPGILTGTIIGLAHALGETAPLLLIGMVAFVANAPATPMDPSTALPVQVYMWANEAERAFVERTSGAIIVLLLFLIVMNFGAILLRRRFERRW, encoded by the coding sequence ATGACGGATATTGTTTCTCCGGTTCAAGGCGTTGTCGTTTCGATGGCGCCTGAACGTCGCGACATCGGTCTGAAGGGCCGCTATGCCGCCGAACGCCGGTTCCGTGCCTATGGCATAGCCGCGATCTCCTTTGGCTTGATCTTCCTGGCAATCCTTCTGACAACCGTCATCAGCAAGGGCTACACGGCCTTTCAGCAGACGGCGATCACGTTGCCGATCGAATTCAGCGAGAAAACGATCGACCCGAACAACAAGCGGGCGACCGATCCGTCCGTGCTGATTGCCGCGAACTACCCGGTTCTCATCCGCGACGCGATGATCAAGACGCTGAACCTGAACGCATCGAGCCGTCCTGATGTGCGTGATGCGACAGCGATGATCTCCAAGGGTGCGCCGATCCAGTTGCGCGACATGGTCGTTGCCGATCCGTCGCTCATCGGCAAGACGGTCAATGTGACGCTGCTTGCCGACGCCAACATCGACTCCGCCAACAAGGGTCAGATCGACCTCAAGGTGGACGAAAAGAACCGCAAGGTGAACGACAAGCAGGTTGGCTGGATGAACCAGCTGGCTGCCACCGGTACCCTGCACAAGCAGTTCAACACCGGGCTCTTTGTCAACGGCAACTCCAGCCGTCCGGAAGCCGCGGGCCTTGGCGTTGCGCTGATCGGCTCGCTCTACCTGATGCTGATCGTGCTTGCCCTCGCACTGCCGATCGGCGTTGCCGCTTCGATCTACCTCGAAGAATTCGCCCCGAAAAACAAGCTGACGGACCTGATCGAGGTGAACATCAATAACCTCGCAGCCGTTCCCTCGATCGTCTATGGTCTGCTCGGTCTTGCCGTCTTCATCAACTTCGCTGGCCTGCCGCGCTCGGCGTCGCTGGTCGGCGGTCTGGTGTTGACGCTGATGACCTTGCCGACGATCATCATCGCGACCCGCGCAGCACTTCGCGCCGTGCCGCCGTCGATCCGGGCGGCTGCTCTTGGCCTCGGCGCTTCCAAGATGCAGATGGTCTTTCACCACGTACTGCCGCTTGCGATGCCCGGCATCCTGACCGGCACCATCATTGGCCTGGCGCACGCGCTCGGCGAGACCGCACCGCTCCTCCTGATCGGCATGGTCGCGTTCGTAGCCAACGCTCCGGCAACGCCGATGGATCCTTCGACGGCCCTGCCGGTGCAGGTCTATATGTGGGCCAACGAAGCCGAACGGGCGTTCGTCGAACGCACGTCGGGTGCCATCATCGTCCTGCTCCTGTTCCTGATCGTCATGAACTTCGGAGCCATCCTCTTGCGTCGTCGCTTTGAGCGCCGCTGGTAA
- the pstB gene encoding phosphate ABC transporter ATP-binding protein PstB — protein sequence MNMLTEAAVEKALDQKMNTVPYKMIGQDVSVYYGEKRALFDVKLNIRENTVTALIGPSGCGKSTFLRSLNRMNDTIDGCRVTGKITLDGEDIYDPDIDVVELRARVGMVFQKPNPFPKTIYENVAYGPRIHGLAKSKADMDQIVELSLQRAGLWNEVKDRVHEAGTGLSGGQQQRLCIARAVAVSPEVILMDEPCSALDPIATAKVEELIHELRENYTIVIVTHSMQQAARVSQRTAMFHLGNLVEENDTDKMFTNPDDPRTQDYIMGRFG from the coding sequence ATGAACATGTTGACGGAAGCAGCAGTTGAGAAGGCGCTGGATCAGAAGATGAATACCGTTCCCTATAAGATGATCGGCCAGGACGTCTCGGTTTACTACGGCGAGAAGCGCGCGCTCTTCGACGTAAAACTGAACATTCGCGAAAACACCGTGACGGCGCTCATCGGCCCTTCGGGCTGCGGCAAGTCCACCTTCCTGCGCAGCCTGAACCGTATGAACGACACGATCGACGGTTGCCGCGTCACCGGCAAGATCACGCTCGACGGCGAAGATATCTACGATCCGGATATCGACGTCGTGGAACTGCGGGCCCGCGTCGGCATGGTGTTCCAGAAGCCGAACCCGTTCCCGAAGACGATCTACGAAAACGTCGCCTACGGCCCGCGCATCCACGGTCTCGCCAAGTCGAAGGCCGACATGGATCAGATCGTCGAACTCAGCCTGCAGCGCGCCGGCCTGTGGAACGAAGTGAAGGATCGCGTTCATGAAGCCGGCACCGGCCTTTCCGGTGGCCAGCAGCAGCGCCTCTGCATCGCCCGCGCCGTTGCCGTGAGCCCTGAAGTGATCCTGATGGACGAGCCGTGCTCTGCGCTCGATCCGATTGCGACGGCAAAGGTCGAGGAGCTGATCCACGAGCTTCGCGAGAACTACACGATCGTCATCGTGACGCACTCGATGCAGCAGGCTGCCCGTGTTTCGCAGCGCACCGCCATGTTCCACCTCGGCAACCTCGTCGAGGAGAACGATACCGACAAGATGTTCACCAACCCGGACGATCCGCGCACCCAGGACTACATCATGGGGCGCTTCGGTTGA
- the phoU gene encoding phosphate signaling complex protein PhoU yields MASTHIFSAYDDDLKFLSRRISEMGGLAEQMVSDAVRALVNGDTALAQKVISDDVILDHAEREIGDKAIVTIARRQPMAADLREIMGSIRIAADLERVGDLGKNTAKRVIAVQSAGVPRKLARGLEHLSELALVQLKEVLDVYTSRAADKAKSIRERDEEIDAMYTSLFREMLTYMMEDPRNITSCTHLLFCAKNIERIGDHATNIAETIYYMATGAQPEGERPKDDTANTVGAVTE; encoded by the coding sequence ATGGCATCGACACATATCTTTTCTGCCTACGACGATGATTTGAAGTTCCTGTCCCGCCGTATCTCGGAAATGGGCGGCCTGGCCGAGCAGATGGTCTCGGATGCCGTTCGCGCTCTTGTAAACGGCGATACTGCCCTGGCCCAGAAGGTCATTTCTGACGACGTGATCCTCGACCACGCTGAACGCGAGATCGGTGACAAGGCAATCGTTACGATCGCCCGTCGCCAGCCGATGGCGGCCGACCTCCGCGAGATCATGGGTTCGATCCGCATCGCGGCCGATCTTGAGCGCGTCGGCGATCTCGGCAAGAACACCGCCAAGCGCGTCATTGCTGTCCAGAGTGCCGGCGTGCCGCGCAAGCTCGCCCGCGGCCTCGAGCACCTTTCCGAACTGGCGCTCGTCCAGCTCAAGGAAGTCCTCGACGTCTATACGAGCCGTGCTGCCGACAAGGCAAAGTCGATCCGCGAGCGCGACGAGGAAATCGACGCGATGTACACCTCGCTGTTCCGCGAGATGCTCACCTACATGATGGAAGATCCGCGCAACATCACCAGCTGCACGCATCTTCTGTTCTGCGCCAAGAACATCGAGCGCATCGGCGACCACGCCACCAACATTGCCGAGACCATCTATTACATGGCCACCGGTGCTCAGCCGGAAGGCGAACGTCCGAAGGACGATACCGCCAACACCGTCGGCGCCGTCACGGAATAG